From Capra hircus breed San Clemente chromosome 1, ASM170441v1, whole genome shotgun sequence, the proteins below share one genomic window:
- the LOC102182538 gene encoding keratin-associated protein 24-1 — MAFLGYPGNCSGVSYRTHYYFPVTASVALCSSDVSPTFGLSLPSSYHGNLWLLDNCQETCGEAPTCESPSSEPKTCTTTCDQSNSSVPCNSPTGGQICSACETTNVGPSLSCNPCPQTKGYVSDGCTPSRRTSKACQTLGNGFKCFGQLNCLSKSFQPLSHYRLGSFGYRSYQDLGFIPSGFSASRYITNSCQRQNYLIRNSQCPYDWHRRCPPLSCFVRNFRSLSSIPSSFPPLRYLYGGYRPLNCYRSTYCNYSC, encoded by the coding sequence ATGGCTTTTCTAGGCTATCCTGGGAACTGTAGTGGCGTATCCTACAGAACTCACTATTATTTCCCAGTGACTGCTTCTGTTGCTCTTTGCTCCAGCGATGTAAGCCCTACGTTTGGGCTCAGCCTACCCAGTAGCTACCACGGGAATCTCTGGCTCCTGGATAACTGCCAAGAAACTTGTGGGGAAGCCCCTACCTGTGAATCTCCCAGTTCTGAGCCCAAGACCTGCACCACAACTTGTGACCAATCAAACTCGTCTGTGCCCTGCAACTCTCCAACAGGGGGCCAAATCTGCAGTGCCTGTGAAACGACCAACGTCGGACCCAGCCTCAGCTGCAATCCATGCCCTCAGACCAAGGGGTATGTATCTGATGGCTGCACCCCCAGCCGACGTACATCCAAAGCTTGCCAGACCCTCGGCAATGGCTTTAAATGCTTTGGGCAACTTAACTGCTTATCCAAGAGTTTCCAGCCCCTAAGCCACTACAGACTGGGCAGTTTTGGATACAGAAGCTACCAAGATCTTGGCTTCATACCCAGTGGCTTCTCAGCATCACGATATATCACCAACAGCTGCCAACGCCAAAACTATTTAATAAGAAATAGCCAATGTCCATACGATTGGCATAGGAGATGCCCTCCACTGAGCTGTTTTGTAAGAAACTTCCGGTCTCTAAGCTCTATACCAAGTTCCTTCCCTCCTCTGAGGTATTTATATGGTGGTTACAGACCTCTGAATTGCTACCGATCAACTTATTGCAATTATAGCTGCTAG